One Dysidea avara chromosome 8, odDysAvar1.4, whole genome shotgun sequence genomic window, AACTGAAGCAACTTTGGCTAAGGCTACTCTTCGTGATAAAGCCATGGATGACATTTGTGATGTTTTCTGTGAGTTGATCCCTTTAAAGTTAGCTTTTCAAAATCTTATAAAAGTTGTACAGATTGCCATGACTATTGGAGTAACTTCAGCCAAATGTGAGAGATGTTTTTCTTCACTGAAGATAATTAAGACGTATCGTTGGTCAACAATGAATGAGATCGTTTGAATGATATTGCCATTCTTTCTATTGAAAAAGATTTATCAAATCAACTTGACTTGGATATAGCTAGTAGTGCAAAAGTTTGCTTCGGTAGAGAAAAATCGTTGAATTAAACTGTGTTAAACATCATAGCAATTTATAGCTTttaaactgacactgttgtGGCTAGCAATAATGTTTGTACTTGCAAAACATTACATCAATGTGGGATTATTGACTTAATTGACTACCTATCTGTGACTTGCACTATGTCTATGTGTGTCAAATCCAGGTTATTCATGCACAGCAAAAAAGCCAACAGGAACTAACTATGACTAGCTAATAAAGCAACCTGTAGTGAAATGCATTTAGGCCAGGTAGTTAGCTAATTGGACCACAGGCTTGTGCTACAGCTGTTAGTAGCTAGCTGTTTATTAGGAGCGGACATAGGGTATTTTAACTTGAAGTCAGTAATTACAATTTTATTCTATTTAATACCCAGAGAGTGGCATCACATGATTGTTTTAAAAAGTTAAAATGGAATCAGTTGCCATGTGGTGGGCCGTTATAGGATTATGAAAGTAAAGGTGATGCCCTAGAGTGTAGTTACTTATAGTGTTACAGCGAATCAACTAGCCAAGACACTGAACAAGGCAGGCTGCAGCTGGCCATGATCGACGCGTTCACAAAGTTAAGGCTGGCATCAACGAGCTTGTCATGTATCATCAAGACTTATACAAATGGAGCAGATGAAGGCTGAAGCAGGAAGAAAAGGAAATCAGTGTTTTACGGAAAATTGGATAGTTGGCGCCATCAGGATATGCAAGTCAGTGTTTACCTACTTCTGGGCTGCACGTGATTGAGCTCGAGGTATGGGTGTACTCCGAGCTTTGATATAAATCATGCAATAGCATTAGGCTGTTAAGCTGCAAAAACAGCAACATAGTTTTAGTAGCTAGTGACACTGCACTTTCAAACAGTTTGTTTAACAATATAATGAAGAGTCCCAAAAGATGGACTCGTATTTCATGGTAGTTAATTGCATGGGAGTGAAACTGACTGGTAGGTGTGCCCACCCACCTCGGAAggtctggctacaccactgattgCGGACATGCACATTTGTAATCGATTGATCGTGTCATTCAGAACTGCTGCTATgtattttccaaatgcttacaataGGATATGTATAAATACAAAAATACCTGTAGCTAATACCAAAGCTTCAGTTTTATTAGCAAACATTTAAAGATAGATTTCACACTTCGTCCCAGCCTTACTACTACAGatcatttaaaaaattaaatcaCAAATAACAACCTTTTTGTGGACATCTTTAACAAATTCAATTACAGGATCAGGGTGGTGGGCTTTAACTGGAACTGGTTGTATACCGCTTGGCACTGCCAAAACAAATATCAAATAGGTACCTCTTTTTGATTATTATATGATACACTAACCTGCAGTTGTTGACCATAATTTGGCCTTTTCATTATTGATAACTCTCCtggtagctgtagataatggtTCTGGCCAACCTTTTTGAAACTGTCCTGCAATAGAATATCACATCATAAAAACGCTTGTGGTAATCTTTCAGTAACTTTTGTGCAATGCCCttgttattattactgtatCAAAACTTGTATAACACAACATCAAAAGCTTAAATGCAATTAGTATTATTTGCATATCACGTAAAACTGGATGCTATGGATGCCTATAAAAACGTATTGAAGCCACAATGATAGTCAATGGTTAAATCTATCAGTTAAAAAGTATTCGGTATGTTCTAATTCTCTGTACATAGAACAAAACCAGATTAATTGCTCTTTCGTACTGAGCAAGTTATAGAGCCATAAAGTTGAAGATATTACTGAACAATGCTTTCTATGGCTGATAATCATGAGTTTGTACCTGAAAACCAATTGGCAAAGCTTAGTACTAGAGTATTCCGTGTACTTTGTCACCAGACAAATATTTTCCAGGTGTTTAAACCTTCAGCGGCTCATAACTCGCCAAGCAGCAGACCACCACCAGGTGTAGAAATCAATACAGTTTTCCATGTTGTTTTTAAAACCTAAACTATCTTCTTTAATTTCTGTGTAACAAAGGTTTTAGTGTCCGTGGTTGTCTGCATTTCCATGGCTAACTGCAGTGTCTAGTATTGCACAATAGCAAATACCAGAGCAATTAAAATACTTCGTCTTAAATGAACTGGTTTATTCAATAAAgccaaaatgactgttctattagagtatttgggtgttctattactattactaacactttacagtgaccagcactgaaggtctgacagcaacatgtgctgcagccttaggattacctaacctaatttcaaggacttagacttattgacttgacATATAGTGACTGACTTAATGACTGAAAAgttgtaacagaaaaggggccaaagaaaggaaaaaaatccctccaaccccaggattcggtTCAAAGAGGATATGCATTTCTACACATTACCACAACTTCACAGAAATGGACTGGGACGGTTATTCTAGCACCACAGTGCAGGTTTGGAAAGCTAATAATTCATTGCATTTAATATTATGAGTTCTTAGCTGTATTGAACAATTTATCTACAATTCAATTTTCCATTAAAGACAATAACctttttcacaaactaaccagTATTGGGCTGAATTTCTGAAGCTGTTGGAGCAGGTGTACCAGTAGTGGATTCTTGTCCACCCAACTTGGTAGTCAGTGTTGTCAACAACGTGACACACTGTGAGCAAATTTCAATCCACGCCACTGACTGTCCTGCAACATTGTGATACATTGTAACTATCTAGCTTATTTCTCTAACAATTACAGCATGATTGTCCTTTGTGGcttacacatgtacataagGCCACCACAATGACCACATGCACAATCACCAGACAATGGTTAGTAGattgtaaatatatatatatatatttgatcAGGCAGTAAAATAAATAAGAGTTTTGTGCAATGTAAAATACTACCATGCAAAAAAAGGAATCGCAACACACAATGACTCCATCCCAATCCCAAGAAACAGATGTATTTTCAGTTATTTACTTTTACTGAATTTTGCAAATACACAATACCCAGTGCAGTGCAATGCTCATTGTACAAAGTCAAATCTTACCTGACTGGTTTAAGCCAAACACTTGTTTTCTTCTCTCCACAGAATACAGTGATAGTTGACAAAGATCTAGGTACCCAAGGTGCTATACAGATTAAACAATGACAGGCTTGCAGTCAAATTAATACACGCATACAAgtgcatatgtacataatttgtgTATTCACACATTTGGCATTAAAACATGGCATTCAAAAATGTTTGATTTCAAGTCAAAGTAAAGTAATGTATATGCACCATCATGGTATACAAAATTTGCATGTGGACAAACAGCAGACAAACAGACCTGGAGCAATGGTACACTTTTAGCTTCAAGACATTTCACAATAACTTGGGGAGCTTCACCTGTGAAAGTTGCAACCACTGGAAATTCAATTGCCTGCAATACATGTACTCTATTGATAACAACTGCATGTGAGCCCCACCCACCTCAGTATGAAATACATTAAATAGCTGCAGGGAAAGTCCCCATAATGTTAGTAGCACAGTAGTTGAGGCAATAGCTTGCAGTATTAGAGGAATATCCATTAGGCCCCACAGTGTGTTCAATTGGTAGTCTTCTTCCCTACACAGATCAAAGTTATCATCAACAGctaccgtatagtgggaaattttcgagggatgaaactttcgcaaaactgtgtaaaatccGATTTTCATATTTTTAATTCACGAAAGTCTAGGAAACAGTTTTGGTGAGGTAATAGCTACGTGTATAAACCTAAAACATTTTATGACTATATTTTCACAAAGCTATCATTACTTGCAAAATTTGCAAATGATTCGTCTCTCGAAAATTTCTGACTATACAGTTCACAAATTTATATATGAGTTACAGTACCATTGTAAATGATCAATTACTGCACACCAAATGCATTCAAATTTCTAGCACTGTATGCACAATGTATGTTAAAATTAATAACTACCACCATGTACACTTGGCACTGTGTTTAGTTTTCAACTGCAGCTGGCGTAGTGTACATTCAATTGTGAGTGGGTGAGATTTTAAATTATGGGAAATAAATTTTGTAAATTCAAGTGGAATGTAGCTAAATAAAACTATTTTTACATAGAAACTAACACTTCAGCAAATGTGTATACTTGTCACTAGTTCCCTGCCCACCACTACTACCATTAGAACATTTAATATAATTACGTAAATCATAACACTGAAGTTGCTAGAGAGTTGGTTTTGCAACGATACAAACTTGCATTGCTACAATGAACTGACAGTTACAATCAGTTATACTCAGTCACTTACAACAAAGTAAGATTAAGCAAGTCCATTACAAACTGTCTTGGGTAAGACCCTATACATAGATAAATCAAAGTACATGTAAGCAATTTTGATGACAAACAAACTTACTTACCAAACAGACAGTAGCAAGGAAGAGATAATCGCAAACCCTGCCAAGTTATGTGTATACAAGAAAGAAGTTAAATATGTAGTATTGTCTACCTTTAATGATTGCAGTAAACCATTCTTTAAGCTTGACCATCGTTGCCCCTGGAGTCTAAATATCTTCTTTTGCTACACAACACAAGCTACTGGTATGCCGTTACACAAAGGATCAGTTCTTACTTGAATGATGGAAAAAGTGAAGTGATTTTCTTTGCCAGAATAATAACATATTCCATAACACATCCCCTAAGACATGAAAAATACTTTGTCACGCATAAGTATATGATAGGAAAGTGTGTCTTACCGAATAACCTCCAAGGAAGATCAAAAACCATAGTCGTTCATTCATAACTTTTATATCACTAAATATAAAGATTAAAAAACTAAAATCAGTGCTGactaataatatataataataaaacaaaataTTTCCTGCTGAGTCAGCTGTAGCACTCTGTAAAGGTTATCATTATAACAATAAAGTACTGCTTGATTACCCATTGCTACAGACCACCACACGGCATAGCAACATGTACGTTAGACAGTGTGATGTCTGTCTCATGGTTATTATTTTATGTGTCTTGTTCAGTGAATGGGATGACATTTTAATAAACCACCAGGAATTAATACCTATATCTACAAAAACATTGAATGCTGATAGTCATCAAATTCTGGTGGAATGCGAAGACACAACATATGTATGTTAAAGCATTGAACTTCAACTACTGTTGAATACACTCACTATCTATATATAGCGCGACCTCAATTTTATTACTTTTATGGATTCTGGTCACCACTATGAGCAACAAATTCAATTGTCTCATTGCCTACCTTGTGTTTACTGACTACAGTACCACAGTCACTAATATATAGACTGATACACTACTTGTATTCAGTGAAAATTAATCACATAGTAAGCAATCTATGTGCTACCTAGTACTGAAGACTACCACATGACGTTGTGTACTACATAATAATGTATTTCAAGCGACTTGTGCAAAGGCTTTAGATTGCTGCAGCAGATGTTTGTGTCAGCATGGTCTTTGACAACATTACATGTTGGTTGAACTACAGCGattacagaatggaatggaaGTAACATCAAAATATTTGACTAATGTACATAGGATTTAAATATATAGGTGGTATTACAGACTGGAACTCCTCATTTGAGCATTCTTAAGTGCAGTGTGAGCATTCTTAATTGCAGTGTTATATTGCTATGGTTACAATACATAAATTCTGTACGCTGTTGTTTGAGAACATTTTCTGAAACACCATTTACTACCACATCAAGAAAAAAAATTTGTAATTGTGCTGACCTGGCTATGTCAGCTGTGAGTTATGCTAGCTGGTTGTTGATGTTGGTTGTCTGGTCAGACACTGTATGAATAGCTTGTAACACTGGTCTGTAGGCATGTAGCCTTGGGTCTGCCCATGTAAAGCATGTGAGGATAATACACCTGTTGGTGCCAAATGTATGTGTAACTATAGGATTTGCTCACTCTACCATAGTGCTACTCTGCCAGCTGTGTTGTTTACATGGTATGGCAAATAGATTATTGGCTTATTAAACTAATTTTGTCATGGTATTACCTTGTCTCCACTAAAGCATCTAAGTGCTAATTTTCAATGCTTCTTGTTTTAGGGGGAATTTTTGTACTCATGCCTATTACTGGCAAGTTGGTGATACCACATATTCGTATatgtgtgctactgtgcttcTGTTTGTATGATTTTGAGGGATAGAATACAAAGATTAAGTGCCAGCTGTATCCTGGAAGATTCACTACTGTGTATAAATGTGGTCCCCGAGTGAATCATCATCACGAAatgttttaattttgtaaaagcTGTTTCTCCCAGGCTGTCAATTCTTTCTACATTACAAACCAAAAGTAGATTGTGAAAACTGATACATAACTTACACTAATACTGGCATGAGTGCATATTTTTGAAGTACTTCATAAGAATGGAAGTGTTGCAATTTTATATATAACAAAGCCAAATCAATGTAACTTTTCAACAAATACTTAATATCATTCCACAGAGTTGCAGAGTTAAACTTTTTCATAATGGACCTTTACGAGTCCAAATGTAATTACCGTAGAAATAGTTACCTACTGTATATGACAAATTTCCATTTTCTATAAAGTTTCATGTATACATTAATGTGCGTGAACCATTGGATACAATTTATTGCGCTCAGTTGCTTCAGTGCTACACACTGCTTTAGAGTAATTCATTGTTAGTACAAGACCACTACATCACTTCACACACTCAAAACAGTAAGTGGGATTGAACATGTTCCTTTTATTATCCAGTTAGTGGAATGCCAACTGCAATTAGTAAGAATAACCACCAAGAGACACAAGTACTGACACAACAAAGTCATCAATGATACCTCCCTGGCTTCATCAGTAGTATAAAAAGCAGAAACTGTTCAAGAGAGAGTAGTCACAACAAACACACTGGCTATAATGAAGTGTCTCATCGCTGGGCTGGTGTTGGTGTTGTGTGCTCTAACTACTTCAGGGGAACTGACAGATTTCCTGTTGACTCATGATGAAGTGCATGGAGTCTACAAGAATGAAGATGGCTCACTTGGAATAAAGTTCACTAGCAGAGTAGATTTCTTACACGTAACCACTCTAGATGATATTACAATGGTATACTTCAACTCATTCCAAGAAGTGAATAAAAGAATGGCTCGATCAGTGAACATCACAGATACTGAATACCTTCAACACCAGTATGCCTCCCACAGCCAATTTGACGGACCTGTCAGCAATGATAGCAAATCTTTTGATGATGCTGTTAAAGATCTACTAGGAATGGAAGAGGGCAAGCTGTTGGAAGATGCATCTCGTGCAGTCGGGGAAAGGGGAGTGATAGGAAGAGATACACCAGCAGTGATGCCTTTCTTTATGTTTGCTTTAAAAATAACTAAATTGCTAGACTCTTACTCCACACTACAACATTCTAACACAAATGAGATATCCGAGACCAAAGCTCCAAGAGACAAAAGATTCTTTGTTGCAATTTACAATGCTGCTAGGAATTACTTTAGAGGAGGATGCAGTCGACCCATTCATGAGCCTTACTGTAAAGGAAGGTGTGGCAAAGGCTGTGATTGTTGGTGGTGGGTGTGTGGTGACTGCTGCTGGCATCAAGCATGTTACGACCATGATGACTGCTGTGAGAGGGGGGGATACTACCACTGGAGGTGTATCGTAGCAATTGATGTACTACTCTGTGAAGCGCCTTTCATTTGTTGAACTGTTTCATTTTTTCCAATACAATGCAACTGTATGCTAATTTGTAGTGCTATACTATTTACTGCTGACTATGCATACACTAATGCAACACTTGTAACATGCCACTAGCTTCAATGTATGCAGCATTGTATACTTTCACGGTATTTTAATCTTCCACAAAAAAAAACCAGATTTGTAATATCCAAGGTATGTAAACAGATACAAACAGAAAATCATCACAAAGCAGGATAGTATTCCCTGCTTGTCAATACAGTGTACAGCTCCCTAAGATCAGCAAAAGGAGTACATATATCACATTGCTGATTTGATAAACTGACTGTTGTTTACGGGTATGTACTTGAATTGTGATTACATATGATGATCATTCTTTTTGTACCACCAGGTGGTTGCATGCCCAGACCCCACAAGGATCTGGTGCCACCACATAATTGAAACACATAGCTGTTATATTACATAATCATAGTACATGACCTTAACATCCTTGATGGTGGAATGGTAATACAAAGAAAAAGGAGATGATGAAAAGAGCAAAGTGAGTTCTAGTCATGTAAAAAATGACATCAGAGGCATTCTTGAATCTGATCAGTGACCACATTTATGGCCAAACAATTATGCTGTGTGGCACAGACACTTGCGGTCTTGAGAGAGACTACGCATACATACACAGCACATGCTTGTGCCAGCTAgcacatatacagtacagtagtattatatattaggaatcatggatGCTTGGGCTTTCTTTGTCCCAATTTTCTGTCATGACAACTTTGTAGTAATGCTTAGgcataaccaagtccaaaaacATCTAAGGGTCTTGTTCAGTGAATAGGATGACATCGTAATAAACCACCTACACCCATATATCTACAAAAAACACTGAATGCTGATAACCAAATTGAGGTGAAATGTGAAGATGCATTATATGTAAAAGCATTGAACTTCAACCACTATTGAATAGACTAACCACCTATTacattcatagttaattttctAATTGTATCTAGGTATCtaatttatgtacatatgtacataattgaATGGGTATTCAGGCTtttaagcctcaacccaaatcacatcataatcacatCTAGTGCTGATTTGCTAACCTCAATTTATTTACTTTTATGGATTCTGGTCACCTTTATCAGCAAGAAATTCAATTACTAATACATAAACTGATATACTTGTATTCAATGAAAATTAATAATACTAGTAAACAACCTGTGTGCTACCAGGACTACCAGATGATGTTGTGTAGTACATAATATGTATTTCAAGCAACTTGTACGGATGCTTCATATTGCTGCTGCAGCAGATGTATGGATCAGTACGGTCTTTGACAACATTACATGCCAGTTGATTACAGAACGGAAGTAACATCAAAATGTTTAGAAATGTATACGTAGGCGGTATTTACAGACTGGAACTCCTCATTTGAACATTCTAAAGTGGTGTTACATTGCTATGGTTACTATACATAAATTCTGTACGCTTTTGTTTGAGAACACTTTCTGAAACACCATTTACTACCACATCAagagagaaaaaaaaattagtaATTGTGCTGACCTGGCTATATGTCAGCTGTGATTTATGCTAGCTGGTTGTAGTACTGGCCAATAGGTATGTAGCCTTGGGTCTGCCCATGTAAAGCATGTGAGATTTATTTATGGATAATACACCTGTTGGCATAA contains:
- the LOC136263419 gene encoding nucleoporin NDC1-like, which translates into the protein MADVTSLRWFTKGVYYWRTSASIFWSIWFSLPIIVGYRLLCCFSVFQPIDWLYGVAQFTMTLRCIVFFVLFYISLIVIVLLYSKICSAAMTVYKTRLSIIWSVLRPSRVPVIVIFAALGMIGNWSLAVLTGNPHYLYLWDVIEDDIKVMNERLWFLIFLGGYSGMCYGICYYSGKENHFTFSIIQQKKIFRLQGQRWSSLKNGLLQSLKGLRLSLPCYCLFGSYPRQFVMDLLNLTLLEEDYQLNTLWGLMDIPLILQAIASTTVLLTLWGLSLQLFNVFHTEAIEFPVVATFTGEAPQVIVKCLEAKSVPLLQHLGYLDLCQLSLYSVERRKQVFGLNQSGQSVAWIEICSQCVTLLTTLTTKLGGQESTTGTPAPTASEIQPNTGQFQKGWPEPLSTATRRVINNEKAKLWSTTAVPSGIQPVPVKAHHPDPVIEFVKDVHKKITQIPVKVKEKLKKKPFFSYFLAELPDVSLHELFVDAQLHTWAVKSLSQLVVSSYKEDHYGVVQRSLPTVMSTLVNLSQVVDKHSKGTLAISSIRQSSGASFQDMLMAGGRHSLKAALHSALHSITSIFNKELPVFQLSDGQHKYLHTVVGMKDYH
- the LOC136263226 gene encoding uncharacterized protein, producing MKCLIAGLVLVLCALTTSGELTDFLLTHDEVHGVYKNEDGSLGIKFTSRVDFLHVTTLDDITMVYFNSFQEVNKRMARSVNITDTEYLQHQYASHSQFDGPVSNDSKSFDDAVKDLLGMEEGKLLEDASRAVGERGVIGRDTPAVMPFFMFALKITKLLDSYSTLQHSNTNEISETKAPRDKRFFVAIYNAARNYFRGGCSRPIHEPYCKGRCGKGCDCWWWVCGDCCWHQACYDHDDCCERGGYYHWRCIVAIDVLLCEAPFIC